From a region of the Rhodococcus sp. 4CII genome:
- a CDS encoding serine hydrolase domain-containing protein, which yields MSTSVRVPRPPSVPRTELHVDPRFLPLADQFFAMYRQPQHGGGALTVYLRGEKVLDIWAGWADRDRRWDRDTMALSFSTGKGVASTVVHRLAERRLIDYDAPIARYWPEFGAAGKDDITVRELLTHRAGLHKVRGLMRSPLDLLDYDAVVQALAATPADPRRLRGPGYHAVTYGWLVAELIARVTGKPFVQVVQDEIAGPLGVDDFWYQVPGRHRPRIAKLFPHINPAGLNWELTSNVLSLVGPTRGLAEAAMPQGFDVLVRNPAVHDAVMPGWNGVFSARALARMYGAIANGGRLDGRRFLRTSTIAQMSQVQTHDRDYVLGIRPRWSLGYHRPIFMTREQPANAIGHYGVGGSGAYADLESGLALGFVTNRLGSSFTALGDLRLARLGVEAQSIVRNDK from the coding sequence ATGTCGACCAGCGTTCGAGTTCCCCGGCCTCCGTCCGTGCCACGGACGGAGCTGCACGTCGATCCCCGGTTCCTGCCGCTCGCCGACCAGTTCTTCGCGATGTACCGGCAGCCTCAGCACGGCGGCGGGGCCCTCACCGTCTACCTCCGGGGCGAGAAGGTCCTCGACATCTGGGCGGGCTGGGCCGACCGCGACCGCCGGTGGGACCGCGACACGATGGCCCTGTCGTTCTCGACGGGAAAAGGCGTGGCCAGTACTGTCGTACACCGGCTCGCGGAGCGCCGCCTGATCGACTACGACGCACCGATTGCGCGCTATTGGCCCGAGTTCGGCGCGGCGGGCAAGGACGACATCACCGTCCGCGAACTCCTCACGCACCGCGCCGGGCTGCACAAGGTGCGGGGGCTGATGCGGAGCCCGCTCGACCTCCTCGACTACGACGCCGTCGTGCAGGCGCTCGCGGCCACCCCGGCGGATCCGCGCCGCCTGCGCGGTCCCGGCTATCACGCCGTCACCTATGGGTGGCTGGTGGCCGAACTGATCGCCCGCGTCACCGGGAAGCCGTTCGTCCAGGTGGTACAGGACGAAATCGCCGGACCGCTCGGCGTCGACGACTTCTGGTACCAGGTACCCGGCCGGCACCGTCCGCGGATCGCGAAACTGTTCCCGCACATCAACCCGGCCGGACTCAACTGGGAACTCACGTCGAACGTGCTGTCGCTCGTCGGGCCCACCCGCGGACTCGCCGAGGCGGCGATGCCGCAGGGTTTCGACGTACTGGTCCGCAACCCCGCGGTGCACGACGCGGTGATGCCCGGCTGGAACGGCGTGTTCAGCGCACGGGCCCTCGCCCGCATGTACGGGGCCATCGCCAACGGTGGCAGACTCGACGGCCGCCGGTTCCTGCGCACGTCCACCATCGCGCAGATGTCGCAGGTGCAGACCCACGACCGCGATTACGTTCTCGGTATCCGGCCGCGGTGGTCGCTCGGCTACCACCGGCCGATCTTCATGACGCGGGAACAACCTGCGAACGCGATCGGGCACTACGGCGTCGGCGGGTCCGGCGCCTATGCCGACCTCGAGAGCGGACTGGCGCTGGGTTTCGTCACCAACCGGCTCGGCAGTTCGTTCACGGCGCTCGGTGATCTTCGTCTGGCCCGGCTCGGTGTCGAGGCGCAGTCGATCGTCCGGAACGACAAGTAA
- a CDS encoding dodecin, which yields MSDHVYRVVEVVGSSSDSTDAAIKNAIARTNETVRNVEWFEVVETRGHVENGAVAHYQVTLKVGFRVEPGDAV from the coding sequence ATGAGTGATCACGTGTACCGGGTCGTCGAGGTCGTCGGTTCGTCGAGCGACAGCACCGACGCGGCCATCAAGAACGCCATCGCGCGGACCAACGAGACCGTGCGCAACGTCGAATGGTTCGAGGTGGTCGAGACGCGGGGCCACGTCGAGAACGGCGCCGTCGCGCACTACCAGGTCACGCTGAAGGTCGGATTCCGGGTGGAGCCGGGCGACGCCGTCTGA
- a CDS encoding DUF6764 family protein, with translation MEHTTVGTTGLVLGVVATALGTLMLAPATASAASLSCVSPPGRGHTTVVDRTACGANADPSSNSAAFGTDGVGFADAAYAGTALGAGLGGGVGAAESRRGVVAAIAVGPDSVAIGTVDTAGPALVLSGPGGQALVADPAKGVVCAAGPSLAINFLAGQACISDGTTVWRLP, from the coding sequence ATGGAACACACGACGGTCGGTACTACCGGACTCGTCCTCGGGGTCGTCGCGACGGCTCTCGGGACCCTGATGCTCGCGCCGGCCACCGCGTCGGCCGCCTCCCTCTCCTGCGTGTCCCCGCCGGGCCGGGGCCACACCACGGTCGTCGATCGCACCGCGTGCGGGGCCAACGCCGACCCGAGCAGCAATTCGGCGGCGTTCGGCACCGACGGTGTCGGTTTCGCCGACGCGGCGTATGCGGGAACGGCGCTCGGCGCCGGACTGGGCGGTGGTGTCGGAGCGGCCGAGTCGCGCCGAGGTGTCGTGGCCGCGATCGCGGTCGGGCCCGACAGCGTGGCGATCGGGACGGTCGACACTGCCGGTCCCGCCCTGGTCCTGAGCGGTCCGGGAGGGCAGGCGCTCGTCGCCGATCCGGCCAAGGGCGTCGTGTGCGCCGCGGGGCCGTCTCTGGCCATCAATTTCCTTGCAGGTCAAGCATGTATCAGCGACGGCACAACTGTGTGGCGGCTTCCCTGA